Proteins from a genomic interval of Indicator indicator isolate 239-I01 chromosome 19, UM_Iind_1.1, whole genome shotgun sequence:
- the LOC128973467 gene encoding dual specificity protein phosphatase 22-A-like, producing the protein MGTGMSKVVKGLYLGNIRDSEDRENLLKNGVTHILSVHNSAKPVLEDMTYLCISASDSSSQNLLQHFKECIKFIHECRLGGGGCLVHCLAGVSRSTTILVAYLMTVTELSWESCLAATKAVRSYISPNFGFQQQLQEYEVTLLQEYRAWIRRDYGRNPFKDQEELQCLLAGQEQRQKEQQLGSRDWSWHHSPAPTYPLPYHAGGTARSRWMNR; encoded by the exons ATGGGGACTGGAATGAGCAAG GTTGTCAAAGGCCTCTATCTTGGGAATATCCGTG aCTCTGAGGACCGGGAGAACCTGCTCAAGAATGGGGTGACTCACATCCTCTCTGTCCACAACAGTGCCAagccagtgctggag GACATGACCTATCTCTGTATCTCAGCCTCAGATTCATCAAGCCAAAACCT GCTGCAGCATTTTAAGGAGTGCATCAAGTTCATCCACGAGTGTCGGCTCGGTGGGGGAGGCTGCCTCGTCCATTG cctggctggggtCTCACGCAGCACCACCATCCTGGTGGCTTACCTCATGACGGTGACAGAGctcagctgggagagctgcctggctgccacCAAGGCTGTGCGCTCCTACATCAGCCCCAACTTtggcttccagcagcagctgcaggagtaTGAGGTGACCTTGCTGCAGGAG TACCGCGCCTGGATCCGCCGTGACTATGGCAGGAACCCATTCAAGgaccaggaggagctgcagtgcttgctggctggacaggagcagaggcagaaggagcagcagctggggagcagggattGGTCCTGGCACCACTCCCCAGCTCCCACCTACCCACTCCCCTACCACGCAGGTGGCACCGCCAGAAGCAGATGGATGAACAGATAA
- the LOC128973385 gene encoding cytochrome c oxidase subunit 4 isoform 1, mitochondrial — protein MLASRAFSLVGKRALSTSICLRAHGHAGVVKAEDFSLPAYVDRRDLPLPEVAFVRDLSAQQKALKEKEKASWTALSIDEKVELYRIKFNETYAEMNKGTNEWKTVLGGVLFFLGLTGLILIWQKHFMYGAIPHTFSDEWLSAQTKRMLDMRINPVEGISSQWDYEKNEWKK, from the exons ATGTTGGCTTCAAGAGCATTCAGCCTCGTCGGGAAGAGAGCCCTTTCCACCTCCATCTGCCTGAGAGCACATGGACATG CTGGTGTTGTCAAAGCAGAGGATTTCAGCCTCCCGGCCTATGTTGACCGTCGTGATCTTCCCCTGCCCGAGGTGGCCTTTGTGAGGgacctctctgctcagcagaaggcactgaaagagaaggaaaaggcctCTTGGACTGCTCTGTCCATCGATGAGAAAGTTGAAT tGTATCGCATCAAATTTAATGAGACCTATGCAGAGATGAACAAAGGAACAAACGAGTGGAAGACCGTCCTCGGGGGGGTGCTCTTCTTCCTTGGGTTAACCGGCCTCATCCTCATCTGGCAGAAACATTTCA TGTACGGCGCAATCCCGCACACCTTCTCCGACGAGTGGCTGTCAGCGCAGACTAAGAGGATGCTGGACATGAGGATTAATCCTGTGGAGGGCATCTCTTCCCAGTGGGATTATGAGAAGAACGAATGGAAGAAATGA